A stretch of the Haloplanus aerogenes genome encodes the following:
- a CDS encoding NADPH:quinone reductase, producing MRAVRYHEHGGSAVLQVDDVDRPEPADDEVLVEVAAAGINPVDTYFREGAYQPFTLPMVPGVDAAGEAVEVGSAVEGIGEGDAVIATGLSKDHYGACAEYVAVPSDRIARLPAGVDLVAAGGAGVAAVTSWRALIDHAGLEPAETALIHGGSGGVGHAAVQLAAATGARVVTTAASEYHDRLDDLGADAVLDYGRDDLRDAVVEASSGGPDVILDHRLDDYLQFDADVAAHDGRIVGIGENDPAIGFTNDGVARGKDLTYQFMSMFNTPELSEPLGRVAHLMGTGDLDIEVAQTYDLDEVADAHDDVMADSFLGKLVVVP from the coding sequence ATGCGCGCAGTTCGCTATCACGAACACGGTGGGAGTGCAGTACTGCAAGTCGACGATGTCGACCGGCCGGAGCCGGCCGACGACGAAGTGCTGGTCGAGGTGGCAGCCGCAGGCATCAACCCCGTGGACACCTACTTCCGCGAGGGAGCGTACCAGCCGTTCACGCTCCCGATGGTCCCCGGCGTCGACGCCGCGGGCGAGGCCGTCGAGGTCGGATCGGCCGTCGAGGGGATCGGCGAGGGCGACGCCGTGATCGCCACCGGCCTGAGCAAGGACCACTACGGCGCCTGCGCGGAGTACGTGGCCGTGCCGAGCGACCGCATCGCTCGCCTGCCTGCAGGCGTCGACCTCGTGGCCGCCGGTGGCGCGGGTGTCGCCGCGGTCACGTCGTGGCGGGCGCTGATCGACCACGCCGGGCTGGAACCCGCGGAGACGGCGCTGATCCACGGCGGAAGCGGCGGCGTGGGCCACGCGGCCGTCCAACTGGCGGCCGCGACCGGTGCGCGGGTCGTCACCACCGCCGCCAGCGAGTACCACGACCGCCTCGACGACCTCGGCGCCGACGCCGTCCTCGACTACGGCCGCGACGACCTCCGGGACGCGGTGGTCGAGGCGAGTTCGGGTGGCCCGGACGTGATCCTCGATCACCGCCTCGACGACTACCTGCAGTTCGACGCCGACGTGGCCGCCCACGACGGCCGGATCGTCGGCATCGGCGAGAACGACCCCGCCATCGGCTTCACGAACGACGGCGTCGCGCGGGGGAAGGATCTCACCTACCAGTTCATGAGTATGTTCAACACGCCGGAGCTGAGCGAGCCGCTGGGGCGGGTCGCGCACCTCATGGGGACGGGTGACCTCGACATCGAGGTGGCGCAGACGTACGATCTGGACGAGGTGGCCGACGCGCACGACGACGTGATGGCCGACAGCTTCCTCGGAAAATTGGTCGTCGTTCCCTAA
- a CDS encoding SDR family oxidoreductase → MDTTFDCAGEVALVTGACGALGSAVADAFDAAGATVCGTDIVPPDDESSLVDPETIDYYEGDFTDERDVQRVVEAVVDDHGRIDYLANIAGTWRGGDPIHETDADLFDTLFDVNLKTMFLASKHALPHLQETEGAIVSVSSRSSLEGGEGDGIYRASKAGVRLLTETIAEENLGTVRANAVMPSVIDTPMNREMMDPDDAWVDPADIAAVVLFLCSDAAGVTSGAAVPVYGEA, encoded by the coding sequence ATGGACACGACGTTCGACTGCGCCGGCGAGGTGGCGCTCGTGACCGGCGCCTGCGGGGCGCTCGGCAGCGCCGTCGCGGACGCCTTCGACGCGGCGGGCGCGACGGTCTGTGGCACCGACATCGTCCCACCGGACGACGAGTCGTCGCTCGTCGACCCCGAGACGATCGACTATTACGAGGGTGACTTCACCGACGAGCGCGACGTGCAGCGGGTCGTCGAGGCCGTCGTCGACGACCACGGCCGGATCGATTATCTGGCCAACATCGCGGGCACGTGGCGCGGCGGCGACCCCATCCACGAGACGGACGCCGACCTGTTCGATACCCTCTTCGACGTGAACCTGAAGACGATGTTTCTGGCCTCGAAGCACGCGCTCCCGCACCTTCAGGAGACGGAGGGCGCCATCGTCTCCGTGTCGTCACGCTCGTCGCTCGAAGGCGGCGAAGGCGACGGCATCTACCGGGCGAGCAAGGCGGGCGTCCGCCTCCTGACCGAGACGATTGCCGAGGAAAATCTGGGGACGGTCCGTGCCAACGCCGTCATGCCGAGCGTCATCGACACGCCGATGAACCGCGAGATGATGGACCCCGATGACGCGTGGGTCGACCCCGCCGACATCGCTGCAGTCGTCCTCTTTCTCTGTTCCGACGCTGCCGGCGTGACGAGCGGCGCCGCCGTCCCCGTCTACGGCGAGGCTTAG
- a CDS encoding MEDS domain-containing protein, translated as MNPDYPSDEREQSGSETIQTVDTLRGELERNDLARHLALFYRSPQNQLEVAATFVKQGLRSGNRCLYFVDTNTRSTIERAFRRVDIDVERRVADGDLLIENAQDAYREANFDPDELISLLADACHGSVTDEYDGLWVAGELSWCFHTNLSYDHVIGFEADFDAACPDLPVTALCQYDLNQFNDESVAKALWTHEQIVYRYRLCENPYYIAPDEYRSDGSGLLNGQLMLEQMYDLAHARSQVTRREQRLSVVNRILRHDIRNDLNVVRGILNLFAERTDLDDTSEDRLDTAIRHVDGIFDVADKARYVERTISRSTVERGTLAPFIERALDRVTTTHPDATVSVEGIHDVEVVTDANLGVALAELLEYAIDAQDADEPRVELTVSDRPPERVQIEVQYPGQPIPRTDQQVLNEGIETPLNHCRGLGLWLAKWVVENAHGTLDFPETDEPRIRIELYRCLA; from the coding sequence GTGAACCCGGACTATCCGTCTGACGAACGAGAGCAGTCCGGGAGCGAGACCATCCAAACTGTCGACACGCTCCGGGGAGAACTGGAGCGCAACGACCTCGCGCGACATCTCGCGCTGTTCTATCGGTCGCCACAGAATCAGCTAGAAGTCGCGGCCACGTTCGTCAAGCAGGGTCTCCGGAGCGGTAATCGCTGTCTCTACTTCGTGGATACCAACACGCGGTCCACGATAGAGCGTGCATTTCGGCGGGTCGACATCGACGTCGAGCGCAGAGTGGCCGACGGCGACCTGCTGATAGAGAATGCGCAGGACGCATACCGCGAAGCGAACTTCGATCCGGACGAACTGATATCGTTGCTCGCGGACGCGTGTCACGGGAGCGTCACCGACGAGTACGACGGGCTCTGGGTGGCGGGCGAACTCTCGTGGTGTTTCCACACCAACCTGAGCTACGACCACGTGATCGGCTTCGAGGCGGACTTCGACGCGGCGTGTCCCGACCTCCCCGTCACGGCGCTGTGCCAGTACGACCTGAACCAGTTCAACGACGAGTCGGTCGCCAAGGCGCTGTGGACCCACGAACAGATCGTCTACCGCTACCGGCTCTGTGAGAACCCGTACTACATCGCCCCGGACGAGTACCGATCGGACGGGAGCGGGCTGTTGAACGGCCAACTGATGCTGGAGCAGATGTACGACCTAGCCCACGCACGGAGCCAGGTGACGCGGCGCGAACAGCGACTCTCGGTCGTCAACCGAATCCTGCGTCACGACATCCGAAACGATCTGAACGTCGTCCGTGGGATACTGAACCTCTTTGCCGAACGGACGGACCTCGACGACACGTCCGAAGACCGGCTCGATACGGCGATTCGCCACGTCGACGGCATCTTCGACGTCGCCGACAAGGCCCGGTACGTCGAGCGGACGATCAGCCGGTCGACGGTGGAACGCGGCACGCTCGCCCCGTTCATCGAACGTGCGCTGGATCGGGTGACGACGACCCATCCGGACGCGACCGTCTCCGTGGAGGGGATCCACGACGTCGAAGTGGTCACGGATGCCAACCTCGGCGTCGCGCTCGCCGAACTCCTCGAATACGCGATCGACGCCCAGGACGCCGACGAGCCACGCGTCGAACTGACGGTTTCGGATCGCCCCCCCGAACGGGTGCAGATCGAGGTGCAGTACCCCGGGCAGCCGATCCCACGGACCGACCAACAGGTGCTGAACGAGGGGATCGAGACGCCCCTGAACCACTGCCGCGGCCTCGGCCTGTGGCTGGCCAAGTGGGTCGTGGAGAACGCACACGGCACCCTCGACTTTCCGGAGACGGACGAGCCACGGATTCGGATCGAACTGTATCGGTGTCTCGCCTGA
- a CDS encoding sodium-dependent transporter, giving the protein MAQKQRETWTTRVGFILAAVGSAVGLGNVWQFPFQTGANGGAAFIVVYLLAVFLIGFPAMLAEFVIGRRAERNPIDAFARLGHRNWKVVGALGTLAAFWILSFYSVVGGWVIRYVIGSARGAYFSGSEAYFGTISAGPEAVAFHAVFMALTVGVVAFGVTDGIERSTKLMVPSIVVLLGGLAVWAGTLEGGAAGYAYYLSPEVDVLLANLGSILPAAVGQAFFTLSLGMGAMITYASYLGRDDSLPADGATIVILNTFVGLLAGLVVFPILFSLGVEPGSGGLGAAFITLAGAFAQLPAGRLLGIVFFVVLLLAALSSAISLLEVVTSYLVDNTERSRRSLAVALGLAIFLLGVPSAFGLSILGWYNAIAYNLLLPLSVLCLLLFVGWVDAGDGVAELRRGTGLSESGAAAWLWFVRTVVPLGVLLTLLLGLQSLAVRAGLLSQAIV; this is encoded by the coding sequence ATGGCACAAAAACAACGAGAGACGTGGACGACGCGTGTCGGCTTCATCCTCGCGGCCGTCGGGAGCGCCGTCGGCCTCGGCAACGTCTGGCAGTTCCCCTTCCAGACGGGAGCGAACGGCGGTGCGGCGTTCATCGTCGTCTATCTCCTCGCCGTCTTCCTGATCGGCTTCCCCGCGATGCTCGCGGAGTTCGTGATCGGTCGTCGGGCGGAGCGCAATCCGATAGACGCCTTCGCTCGCCTCGGTCACCGGAACTGGAAAGTCGTGGGCGCCCTCGGGACGCTCGCGGCGTTCTGGATCCTCTCCTTTTACAGCGTCGTCGGCGGCTGGGTGATTCGCTACGTGATCGGCAGCGCCCGCGGCGCCTACTTCAGCGGATCGGAAGCGTACTTCGGCACCATCTCCGCCGGCCCCGAAGCGGTCGCGTTCCACGCCGTCTTCATGGCGCTGACCGTCGGCGTCGTCGCCTTCGGCGTGACCGACGGCATCGAGCGGTCGACGAAACTGATGGTGCCGAGCATCGTCGTCCTGCTCGGCGGCCTGGCCGTCTGGGCAGGGACGCTGGAGGGCGGCGCCGCCGGCTACGCCTACTACCTCTCGCCCGAAGTCGACGTGTTGCTCGCCAACCTCGGGTCGATTCTGCCCGCCGCCGTGGGACAGGCCTTCTTCACCCTCTCGCTCGGCATGGGCGCGATGATCACCTACGCCTCCTACCTCGGCCGCGACGACTCGCTCCCGGCCGACGGCGCGACCATCGTGATCCTCAACACGTTCGTCGGCCTGCTGGCGGGGCTGGTGGTCTTCCCCATCCTCTTCTCGCTGGGCGTGGAACCCGGAAGTGGCGGCCTCGGCGCCGCGTTCATCACGCTCGCCGGCGCGTTCGCACAGTTGCCCGCGGGGCGACTCCTCGGCATCGTCTTCTTCGTCGTCCTCCTCCTCGCGGCGCTCTCCTCCGCGATCAGCCTGCTCGAAGTGGTCACGTCGTATCTCGTCGACAACACCGAACGCTCGCGCCGGTCACTCGCCGTCGCCCTCGGCCTCGCCATCTTCCTCCTCGGCGTGCCGAGTGCGTTCGGCCTGTCGATTCTCGGCTGGTACAACGCCATCGCGTACAACCTCCTGCTGCCGCTCTCCGTGCTCTGTCTCCTCCTGTTCGTCGGGTGGGTCGACGCCGGCGACGGGGTCGCCGAACTCCGGCGCGGCACCGGCCTGAGCGAGTCCGGTGCGGCCGCGTGGCTCTGGTTCGTCCGGACGGTCGTTCCGCTGGGCGTCCTGTTGACGCTGCTGCTCGGCCTCCAGTCACTCGCCGTCCGGGCCGGCCTGCTCTCGCAGGCCATCGTGTAG
- a CDS encoding sodium-dependent transporter, with translation MTRETWATRTGFILAAAGSAVGLGNIWRFPWMTAQNGGSAFLAVYLLVVFGVGVPGLLGEFVIGRRARRNPMGALRDLSGSRRWAAVGAVSAVTGVALLSFYSVVGGWILRYLLVSMTGPLTGGAAYLSTPGAYFETISFGFEAAAFHLLFLAITGGIVLGGVRRGIELGTKVMVPAVLVLLVGMAAWVVTQPGAGAGYQFFLGFDLTTLRENFFSILGPAAGQALFTLSVGAGTMVTYASYLGEDRSLPFDGSVIALLNTGVGVLAGLVVFPLLFSQGVDPGTGGPGALFVGIAGAFAALPGGGLLAIVFFGVVTLAALSSSISMLEIPVAVLVDEGGWSRRAAVGVLLALVAVTGTVTALRPALFDFVAGTLVDLLLTGGLLAFLLFAGWVLGRDAVAEYVSGAGPVARQLATPWLFAVGIVIPVFLVFTLLTTAGIDARVGFWPTVGVAVAAVAVVLVGLRRQATV, from the coding sequence ATGACACGAGAGACGTGGGCGACGCGCACGGGCTTCATCCTCGCGGCCGCCGGGAGCGCCGTCGGGTTGGGGAACATCTGGCGGTTCCCGTGGATGACCGCGCAGAACGGCGGCAGCGCCTTTCTGGCCGTCTATCTGCTCGTCGTCTTCGGGGTCGGGGTCCCCGGCCTCCTCGGCGAGTTCGTGATCGGGCGGCGGGCGCGGCGCAACCCCATGGGCGCGCTCCGCGACCTCTCCGGGTCGCGGCGGTGGGCCGCCGTCGGCGCCGTCTCCGCCGTCACCGGCGTCGCCCTCCTCTCCTTCTACAGCGTCGTCGGCGGGTGGATTCTGCGCTACCTGCTCGTCTCGATGACCGGCCCCCTCACCGGCGGCGCGGCCTACCTCTCCACGCCGGGTGCCTACTTCGAGACCATCTCCTTCGGCTTCGAGGCCGCGGCCTTCCACCTCCTGTTTCTCGCCATCACCGGCGGCATCGTCCTCGGCGGCGTCCGCCGCGGCATCGAACTCGGGACGAAAGTGATGGTGCCTGCCGTCCTCGTCCTCCTCGTCGGGATGGCGGCGTGGGTCGTCACACAACCGGGCGCTGGCGCCGGGTATCAGTTCTTCCTCGGGTTCGACCTCACGACCCTGCGGGAGAACTTCTTCTCGATTCTCGGCCCGGCCGCCGGGCAAGCCCTGTTCACCCTCTCCGTCGGCGCCGGGACGATGGTTACCTACGCCTCCTATCTCGGTGAAGACCGGTCGCTCCCGTTCGACGGATCGGTCATCGCCCTGCTGAACACCGGCGTCGGCGTCCTCGCGGGCCTCGTGGTCTTCCCCCTCCTCTTCTCGCAGGGCGTCGATCCGGGGACGGGCGGGCCGGGCGCACTCTTCGTCGGCATCGCGGGCGCGTTCGCCGCCCTGCCCGGTGGCGGCCTCCTCGCCATCGTCTTCTTCGGCGTCGTCACCCTCGCCGCCCTGTCGAGTTCGATCAGTATGCTGGAGATTCCGGTCGCCGTCCTCGTCGACGAGGGCGGGTGGTCGCGGCGGGCGGCGGTGGGCGTCCTCCTCGCGCTCGTCGCCGTCACTGGCACTGTGACCGCACTCCGTCCGGCCCTGTTCGACTTCGTCGCTGGCACCCTCGTCGACCTGCTGCTCACCGGCGGCCTCCTCGCCTTCCTCCTCTTTGCCGGGTGGGTGCTGGGCCGCGACGCGGTGGCCGAGTACGTCTCGGGCGCCGGGCCAGTCGCGCGGCAACTGGCGACGCCGTGGCTGTTCGCCGTCGGTATCGTCATTCCCGTCTTCCTCGTGTTCACGCTCCTGACGACGGCGGGCATCGACGCCCGCGTGGGGTTCTGGCCGACCGTTGGCGTCGCCGTCGCGGCCGTCGCCGTCGTCCTCGTGGGACTGCGGCGGCAGGCGACGGTGTAG
- a CDS encoding acyl-CoA carboxylase subunit beta: MEDRIEELREKRERALLGGGEDRIESQHSKGKMTARERIDYFLDDGTFREFDQFRTHRTSKFGMEERKLPGDGVVTGYGEVNGRKTFVFAHDFTVFGGSLGEVMAEKICKVMDKAMDVGAPIVGLNDSAGARIQEGVRSLAGFTDIFHRNEQASGVVPQISSIMGPCAGGAVYSPAITDFIFMVEDTSHMFITGPDVIKTVTGEEVSFEELGGATTHASRTGVAHRAFPDEETALDNIRRLLSYLPQNNVEDPPRVDPWDDPERSADELKTVVPDQPQKPYDMIDVIGGTVDEGSFFEVHDSWAKNVVVGFGRLDGHAVGIVANQPRSNAGTLTVDASMKASRFVRFCDAFNLPIVTFVDVPGYMPGTDQEHRGIIRHGAKLLYAYSEATVPLLTVITRKAYGGAYCVMASKHLGADVNYAWPTAELAVMGPEGAVNVLYSDELEAADDPDARRADLVEEYREEFANPYTAADRGFIDDVIEPQDTRMRLVDDLHMLKTKRRSNPDKKHGNIPI, translated from the coding sequence ATGGAGGACCGAATCGAGGAGCTCCGCGAGAAGCGGGAGCGGGCCCTCCTCGGTGGCGGTGAGGACCGGATCGAGTCCCAGCACTCGAAGGGGAAGATGACCGCCCGCGAGCGCATCGACTACTTCCTCGACGACGGGACCTTCCGCGAGTTCGACCAGTTCCGGACTCACCGGACGAGCAAGTTCGGGATGGAGGAGCGAAAGCTCCCCGGCGACGGCGTAGTGACGGGGTACGGTGAGGTAAACGGCCGAAAAACGTTCGTCTTCGCCCACGACTTCACCGTCTTCGGCGGCTCGCTCGGCGAAGTCATGGCCGAGAAAATCTGCAAGGTGATGGACAAGGCGATGGACGTGGGCGCGCCCATCGTCGGCCTCAACGACTCGGCGGGCGCCCGCATCCAGGAGGGGGTGCGGAGCCTCGCGGGCTTCACCGACATCTTCCACCGCAACGAACAGGCCAGCGGCGTCGTCCCGCAGATTTCGAGCATCATGGGGCCTTGCGCCGGCGGCGCCGTCTACTCCCCCGCCATCACCGACTTCATCTTCATGGTGGAGGACACCAGCCACATGTTCATCACCGGCCCGGACGTGATCAAGACCGTCACGGGCGAGGAGGTGAGTTTCGAGGAACTCGGCGGCGCGACCACCCACGCCTCGCGGACGGGCGTCGCCCACCGCGCCTTCCCGGACGAGGAGACGGCACTCGACAACATCCGTCGCCTGCTCTCCTATCTCCCACAGAACAACGTGGAAGACCCGCCGCGAGTCGATCCGTGGGACGACCCGGAGCGCTCGGCGGACGAACTGAAGACGGTCGTTCCCGACCAGCCCCAGAAACCCTACGACATGATCGACGTGATCGGAGGGACCGTCGACGAGGGCTCGTTCTTCGAGGTTCACGACAGCTGGGCGAAAAACGTCGTCGTCGGCTTCGGTCGACTCGACGGCCACGCCGTCGGCATCGTCGCCAATCAGCCCCGGTCGAACGCCGGCACGCTGACCGTCGACGCGAGCATGAAGGCCTCGCGGTTCGTCCGCTTCTGTGACGCGTTCAACCTCCCCATCGTCACGTTCGTCGACGTACCCGGCTACATGCCGGGGACCGATCAAGAGCATCGAGGGATCATCCGCCACGGGGCGAAGTTGCTGTACGCCTACTCGGAGGCGACCGTCCCCCTCCTGACGGTCATCACGCGAAAGGCGTACGGCGGCGCGTACTGCGTCATGGCGTCGAAACATCTCGGCGCCGACGTGAACTACGCGTGGCCGACCGCCGAACTCGCCGTCATGGGTCCGGAGGGCGCCGTGAACGTCCTCTACAGCGACGAACTCGAGGCGGCCGACGACCCGGACGCTCGCCGGGCCGACCTGGTCGAGGAGTATCGCGAGGAGTTCGCCAACCCGTACACCGCCGCCGACCGCGGCTTCATCGACGACGTGATCGAACCGCAGGACACCCGGATGCGTCTCGTCGACGACCTCCACATGCTCAAGACCAAACGCCGGAGCAACCCGGACAAGAAACACGGAAACATCCCGATATGA
- a CDS encoding ATP-binding protein, producing MSGEHGGSDETTVGHSVGTDLTDLLDDRTGHAGLTGRLEAVVDGIAPVWRRRIGGGTVVGIGTLLIGVPLYHFARHGVTVDAIVGDALPLFFGVILVATGVWLGWMSDDDVAPLVTAFWVTVGFGVTGVVTLYFFTLHVAHGHIVESPWFLVYDVSATGAVGGLLISRYDVRSRHRHRRLSQRERQLRAVFEGTLDALVITDDEGRYVAANPAAADLFGLPRSELVGKHIVNFASGSEDFEAQWETFRAEGEARGEFELVRPDGETRMVAFAATANVLPGRHLSALRDVTEQIEHEQELGQERARVEFLNRLLRHNVLNGMNLVLAKLDALEPALPDDQRDSLDVARHRSEEIVDLIQTARRLATDVAAEADGRAIRVCDPLTDAIESVRGAYPDPTIECDLPADEVWVHADGMLETVFDHLLTNAVEHNDADVSVSVGVTVDPETVTVTVADDGEGMPPERLAQLFDDEEFTHTRDWGGFGLSIVQALVQEYDGDVWADANEPSGTVFHVELQRTESPDGA from the coding sequence GTGAGTGGAGAACACGGAGGGTCCGACGAGACGACCGTCGGTCACTCCGTCGGGACTGATCTCACCGACCTCCTCGACGACCGGACCGGCCACGCGGGGTTGACCGGTCGACTGGAGGCCGTCGTCGATGGTATCGCCCCCGTGTGGCGTCGACGGATCGGTGGGGGCACCGTCGTCGGCATCGGTACCCTCCTGATTGGAGTTCCACTCTACCACTTCGCACGACACGGCGTCACGGTCGACGCCATCGTCGGGGACGCACTGCCGTTGTTCTTCGGGGTGATTCTGGTCGCCACCGGCGTCTGGCTCGGCTGGATGAGCGACGACGACGTGGCGCCGCTCGTGACGGCGTTCTGGGTCACGGTCGGCTTCGGCGTCACCGGCGTCGTCACGCTGTACTTCTTCACGCTCCACGTCGCCCACGGCCACATCGTCGAGTCACCGTGGTTCCTCGTCTACGACGTGAGCGCCACGGGGGCGGTCGGCGGCCTCCTCATCAGCCGGTACGACGTGCGCTCGCGGCACCGACATCGACGCCTGAGCCAGCGGGAACGCCAGCTCCGCGCCGTGTTCGAGGGGACGCTCGACGCCCTCGTCATCACCGACGACGAGGGGCGGTACGTCGCCGCGAATCCCGCGGCGGCCGACCTGTTCGGCCTCCCGCGCTCGGAACTGGTGGGCAAACACATCGTGAACTTCGCGAGTGGGTCGGAAGATTTCGAGGCACAGTGGGAGACGTTTCGGGCCGAGGGGGAAGCGCGCGGCGAGTTCGAACTCGTTCGGCCGGACGGCGAGACCCGGATGGTCGCCTTCGCCGCCACCGCGAACGTCCTTCCCGGCCGTCACCTATCGGCGCTGCGGGACGTGACCGAGCAGATCGAACACGAGCAAGAACTCGGACAGGAACGCGCCCGCGTCGAGTTCCTCAATCGCCTCCTCAGACACAACGTCCTCAACGGGATGAATCTCGTGCTAGCGAAACTCGACGCGCTCGAACCCGCGCTCCCGGACGATCAGCGCGACAGCCTCGACGTGGCCCGCCACCGGAGCGAGGAGATCGTCGACCTCATCCAGACCGCCCGGCGTCTCGCGACCGACGTGGCAGCCGAGGCGGACGGACGGGCGATTCGCGTGTGTGACCCGCTGACCGACGCCATCGAGTCGGTGCGGGGGGCGTATCCCGATCCGACCATCGAGTGTGATCTCCCCGCGGACGAGGTGTGGGTCCACGCCGACGGCATGCTGGAGACGGTGTTCGATCACCTCCTGACGAACGCCGTCGAACACAACGACGCCGACGTGTCCGTCTCCGTCGGCGTCACGGTCGATCCCGAGACGGTCACCGTCACCGTGGCCGACGACGGTGAGGGAATGCCGCCCGAACGACTCGCCCAACTGTTCGACGACGAGGAGTTCACCCACACCCGCGACTGGGGCGGCTTCGGGCTCTCTATCGTCCAAGCGCTCGTTCAGGAGTACGACGGCGACGTGTGGGCCGACGCCAACGAGCCGAGCGGCACCGTCTTCCACGTCGAACTCCAGCGGACCGAGTCACCGGACGGCGCGTGA
- a CDS encoding 30S ribosomal protein S17e, which translates to MAIKPKYVKQLGRILLERYPQAFNTDFETNKDSVSKLTNVESKGVRNRIAGYITRKKASAAANA; encoded by the coding sequence ATGGCCATCAAACCCAAATACGTCAAACAGCTCGGCAGGATTCTGCTGGAGCGATATCCGCAGGCGTTCAACACCGACTTCGAGACCAACAAGGATAGCGTCTCGAAACTGACCAACGTGGAGTCGAAGGGCGTCCGCAACCGCATCGCGGGCTACATCACGCGCAAGAAGGCGAGCGCGGCCGCCAACGCCTGA
- a CDS encoding DUF447 domain-containing protein has protein sequence MSEDRTDDDTADWPVTLRGVTESVVATLGPNDRWNQAALGLHAPDDGGPVTAVTWGKTRTRGNFERRGAGVIQFTADPREFVDAALDVIETDEPVRDGAAAWVEVDTRRIEEGEDEGTEWVRWALHPRAATVRERTVPTINRGFYAVIDATVAASRLDVPAFDTAALLDRLAYFADTVERCGGPAEREAFARIDELTGWRERRNESF, from the coding sequence GTGAGCGAGGACCGGACCGACGACGACACCGCGGACTGGCCAGTCACTCTCCGCGGCGTCACCGAATCCGTCGTGGCGACGCTCGGACCGAACGACCGCTGGAATCAGGCGGCGCTCGGTCTCCACGCCCCCGACGACGGCGGCCCGGTGACCGCGGTGACGTGGGGCAAGACCCGAACCCGCGGCAACTTCGAGCGGCGCGGCGCGGGCGTGATCCAGTTCACGGCCGATCCCCGCGAGTTCGTCGACGCGGCGCTCGACGTGATCGAAACTGACGAACCGGTCCGCGACGGCGCGGCCGCGTGGGTCGAGGTCGACACCCGACGGATCGAGGAGGGTGAGGACGAGGGGACCGAGTGGGTGCGCTGGGCGCTCCACCCCCGCGCCGCGACGGTGCGCGAGCGAACGGTGCCGACCATCAACCGCGGTTTCTACGCCGTAATCGACGCGACGGTGGCGGCCTCGCGGCTGGACGTGCCCGCGTTCGACACGGCGGCCCTGCTCGACCGCCTCGCGTACTTCGCCGACACGGTCGAGCGGTGTGGCGGTCCGGCGGAGCGCGAGGCGTTCGCACGCATCGACGAGCTGACCGGGTGGCGGGAGCGACGGAACGAATCGTTTTAG
- a CDS encoding triphosphoribosyl-dephospho-CoA synthase, whose translation MTDEERRASNHPRPEMSPADHAELALLLEVASTPKPGNVDRHRDHADLRFEHFLTGAVGSRPGLELAERVEGDDPPSIGDAFDRAVRGMSQQSGGNTQFGCLLLLVPLVRAASTDHLSPEGLTAVVEATTVDDAAAFYRAFEHVDVAVGDPPADASALDVRRGADAVPALRDRGLTLADVMAMSADRDGNAAEWISGFERTFAAADRVVVDDDPLTDRLARAFLDLLAERPDTLVAVEHGQERAKEVSREAAAVRDDLDAAEALAERFLDEGINPGTTADLTAATAFVALERGVRL comes from the coding sequence ATGACTGACGAGGAGCGACGGGCTTCGAACCATCCACGGCCCGAGATGTCGCCCGCCGACCACGCCGAACTCGCCCTCTTGCTGGAGGTGGCGAGTACGCCGAAACCGGGCAACGTCGACCGGCACCGTGACCACGCCGACCTGCGATTCGAACACTTCCTGACCGGTGCGGTCGGATCGCGGCCGGGGCTGGAACTGGCCGAACGCGTCGAGGGTGACGACCCCCCGTCCATCGGCGACGCCTTCGACCGCGCCGTCCGCGGCATGAGCCAGCAGTCCGGCGGCAACACGCAGTTCGGCTGTCTGCTCCTGCTCGTCCCCCTCGTTCGCGCCGCGTCGACCGACCACCTCTCGCCCGAGGGCCTGACCGCCGTCGTCGAGGCGACGACCGTCGACGACGCCGCGGCCTTCTACCGGGCGTTCGAACACGTCGACGTGGCGGTCGGCGACCCGCCGGCGGACGCCTCGGCTCTCGACGTGCGCCGCGGCGCCGACGCCGTGCCGGCGCTCCGGGACCGCGGCCTGACGCTCGCGGACGTGATGGCGATGAGCGCCGACCGCGACGGCAACGCCGCCGAGTGGATCTCGGGCTTCGAGCGGACGTTCGCGGCCGCCGACCGGGTCGTCGTCGACGACGACCCGCTCACCGACCGTCTCGCACGGGCCTTCCTCGACTTGCTCGCGGAGCGTCCGGACACGCTCGTCGCCGTCGAACACGGACAGGAGCGGGCGAAGGAAGTGAGCCGCGAGGCCGCCGCGGTGCGAGACGACCTCGACGCCGCCGAGGCGCTGGCCGAGCGATTCCTCGACGAGGGGATCAATCCGGGGACGACCGCCGACCTCACCGCCGCGACGGCCTTTGTCGCGCTCGAACGGGGGGTGCGGCTGTGA